The Streptomyces sp. Je 1-332 genome has a window encoding:
- a CDS encoding DUF58 domain-containing protein, translating into MAAGGPQPAQAEEGKGGLRTALAGLTTRGRSFLAAGVAAAICAYVLGQSDLLRVGLLLAVLPLVCATVLYRTRYRVAGSRRLSPARVPAGSEARVHLRMDNVSRLPTGLLMLQDRVPYVLGPRPRFVLDRVEAGGRREVSYRVRSDLRGRYPLGPLQLRLTDPFGMCELTRSFSTYDTLTVIPRVEALPPVRLTGEAKGYGDGRNRSLALAGEDDVIPRGYRHGDDLRRVHWRSTARYGELMVRREEQPQRARCTVLLDTRGHAFRGAGPESAFEWAVSGTASALVHMLERGFSVRLLTDTGNSVPGEGSDGFAGASQESADAAGLMMDTLAVIDHSDGTGLSPAYDVLRGGNEGLLIAFFGDLDQQQATVAAKMRQRSGAAVAFVLDSTVWAQGPGGAPSGPGDERIRMLREAGWTAVAVPPGVALVDLWRQADHLRASTGPAPAAGTTTGGWG; encoded by the coding sequence ATGGCGGCCGGGGGGCCGCAGCCGGCGCAGGCCGAGGAGGGCAAGGGCGGACTGCGGACCGCGCTCGCGGGACTGACCACGCGCGGGCGTTCGTTCCTGGCTGCCGGGGTCGCCGCCGCCATCTGCGCGTACGTCCTCGGGCAGAGTGATCTGCTCCGGGTCGGGCTGCTGCTCGCCGTGCTCCCGCTGGTGTGCGCGACGGTGCTCTACCGCACCCGCTACCGCGTCGCGGGCAGCCGCAGGCTCTCCCCCGCGCGCGTGCCCGCCGGTTCGGAGGCGCGTGTCCACCTGCGGATGGACAACGTCTCCAGGCTGCCCACGGGTCTGCTGATGCTCCAGGACCGGGTGCCCTACGTCCTGGGGCCGCGGCCCCGGTTCGTGCTCGACCGGGTGGAGGCGGGCGGCCGCCGTGAGGTGTCCTACCGCGTCCGCTCGGACCTGCGGGGGCGCTATCCGCTGGGACCGCTGCAGCTGCGTCTGACGGACCCGTTCGGGATGTGTGAACTGACCCGCTCCTTCTCGACGTACGACACCTTGACGGTCATCCCGCGGGTGGAGGCGCTGCCTCCGGTGCGGCTCACCGGCGAGGCCAAGGGCTACGGCGACGGGCGCAACCGCTCGCTTGCCCTCGCGGGCGAGGACGACGTGATCCCGCGGGGCTACCGCCACGGCGACGACCTGCGCCGCGTCCACTGGCGCTCCACGGCCCGCTATGGAGAGCTCATGGTGCGCCGCGAGGAGCAGCCGCAGCGGGCCCGCTGCACGGTGCTCCTCGACACCCGGGGGCACGCCTTCCGGGGCGCGGGGCCCGAATCGGCCTTCGAATGGGCGGTGTCGGGCACGGCCTCCGCTCTGGTGCACATGCTCGAACGGGGTTTTTCGGTACGGCTGTTGACGGACACCGGGAACTCCGTCCCCGGTGAGGGCTCGGACGGTTTCGCGGGCGCCAGCCAGGAGTCGGCGGACGCGGCGGGTCTGATGATGGACACCCTCGCGGTGATCGACCACTCGGACGGCACGGGGCTCTCGCCCGCGTACGACGTGCTGCGCGGGGGCAACGAAGGCCTGCTGATCGCCTTCTTCGGCGACCTCGACCAGCAGCAGGCGACGGTGGCCGCCAAGATGCGGCAGCGCAGCGGAGCCGCGGTCGCCTTCGTCCTGGACAGCACGGTCTGGGCCCAGGGCCCCGGCGGGGCTCCCTCGGGCCCCGGCGACGAGCGGATCCGGATGCTGCGCGAGGCGGGCTGGACGGCCGTGGCCGTGCCCCCCGGGGTCGCTCTGGTG